The Motacilla alba alba isolate MOTALB_02 chromosome 22, Motacilla_alba_V1.0_pri, whole genome shotgun sequence genome has a window encoding:
- the ZMIZ2 gene encoding zinc finger MIZ domain-containing protein 2 isoform X4, producing the protein MSSMNPMKPSLPPAPHGDGSFAYETVPWQPSTNQPPGSLSVVTTVWGVSNPSQSQVFGSPMGPGGNSSSTPLLPGMAGTSSGMSSPPFLPQQPFTEGAPGKGYVQPSVYGRNTYPSGPGFTASYNGGPSGPGGMGLPSHASRATADFTQAAAAAAVAAAAATATATATATVAALQEKQSQELSQYGAMGTGQSFSSQFLPHAGPRGPNSMSPAGMAGVVAPSGVSPVSMSPVRAPGTGPLYGGQRVPQHTYPGPPQSQQLPRQGLKRAYSNEGYPTQQYLQGGQYATAGAQYAPSAPQSSAPSPSYPGHRLQQSVGQYLSASGSAASYYKPADQFNGQSTSFSTYSQAAINGPGRSLPGYPSSPLAGNPTPPMTPGSGIPAYASPGQDVKSPFLADMKPSVAPLHPSPSGPAPGEELRLTFPVRDGVVLEPFRLQHNLAVSNHVFQLRDSVYKTLMMRPDLELQFKCYHHEDRQMNTNWPASVQVSVNATPLTIERGDNKTSHKPLYLKHVCQPGRNTIQITVTACCCSHLFVLQLVHRPSVRSVLQGLIKKRLLPAEHCITKIKRNFSSGTIPGTPGPNGEDGVEQTAIKVSLKCPITFRRIQLPARGHDCRHIQCFDLESYLQLNCERGTWRCPVCNKTALLEGLEVDQYMLGILIYIQNSEHEEITIDPTCSWKPVPIKPDVHIKEEPEGPALKRCRTLSPAHMVLPNIMEMIAALGPGSVPFPTLSQPPAGAATDYSTPGSSFLGPGGFPEPFAAPGVPGPSTLSDFTPGPSSISYQPNIPGSLLAPEKPPVPPLPAQLPPPGRMEPSHPAVQTGLHSTPSGSQPSSTLHSRSAAARQPLGPPAHTADLVFPPAPSMAAAGDGSEAALDLLPELTNPDELLSYLGPPDLPSSSNDDLLSLFENN; encoded by the exons ATGAGCTCCATGAACCCCATGAAACCCTCGCTGCCGCCTGCGCCCCACGG tgATGGTTCATTTGCATACGAGACTGTTCCTTGGCAACCAAGCACCAATCAGCCGCCGGGATCCCTCTCCGTGGTAACCACTGTCTGGGGTGTCAGCAACCCCTCCCAGAGCCAG GTTTTTGGCAGCCCCATGGGCCCTGGGGGAAACAGCTCCAGCACCCCACTGCTGCCTGGCATGGCAGGCACCAGCTCGGGCATGAGCTCACCGCCgttcctgccacagcagcccttCACTGAGGGGGCGCCAGGGAAGGGCTATGTGCAGCCAAGCGTCTATGGGCGCAACACCTACCCCAGCGGGCCAGGCTTCACTGCCAG CTACAATGGTGGCCCGAGTGGCCCCGGAGGGATGGGGCTCCCATCGCACGCCAGCCGGGCCACTGCTGATTtcacccaggcagcagcagctgctgctgtggctgctgctgctgccacagccacgGCCACAGCCACGGCGACGGTGGCTGCACTGCAGGAGaaacagagccaggagctgagccagTACGGTGCG ATGGGCACAGGGCAGTCTTTCAGCAGCCAGTTCCTGCCCCATGCTGGACCCCGTGGCCCCAACAGCATGAGCCCAGCTGGCATGGCAGGTGTTGTGGCCCCCTCTGGTGTCTCCCCTGTGAGCATGAGCCCAGTGCGGGCGCCCGGGACTGGCCCCCTCTATGGTGGGCAGCGAGTGCCTCAGCACACCTACCCTGGAcctccccagagccagcagctgccccgCCAGGGCCTCAAGCGGGCATACTCCAATGAG GGGTACCCGACACAGCAGTACCTCCAGGGCGGGCAGTACGCCACAGCTGGTGCCCAGTATGCCCCCAGCGCCCCCCAGTCCTCCGCGCCGTCCCCCTCATACCCtggccacaggctgcagcagagcgTGGGCCAGTACCTCTCCGCTTCAGGCAGTGCTGCATCCTATTACAAG CCAGCTGACCAGTTCAATGGGCAGAGCACCAGCTTCAGCACCTACAGCCAAGCAGCCATCAATGGG CCGGGCCGGTCACTGCCGGGGTACCCCAGCTCGCCGCTGGCCGGGAACCCCACGCCGCCCATGACACCAGGCAGTGGCATCCCCGCCTACGCGTCCCCTGGTCAGGATGTCAAGTCGCCCTTCCTGGCGGACATGAAGCCCAGCGTTGCCCCCCTGCACCCGTCCCCTTCAG GGCCGGCCCCCGGCGAGGAGTTGCGACTGACCTTCCCGGTGCGGGACGGCGTGGTGTTGGAGCCCTTCCGCCTGCAGCACAACCTGGCTGTCAGCAACCACGTCTTCCAGCTCCGTGACTCTGTCTACAAGACCCTCATGATGAG gcctGACCTGGAGCTGCAGTTCAAGTGCTACCACCACGAAGACCGGCAGATGAACACCAACTGGCCGGCCTCCGTGCAGGTGAGCGTCAACGCCACGCCGCTCACCATTGAGCGTGGTGACAACAAGACCTCCCACAAGCCACTCTACCTGAAGCACGTCTGCCAGCCCGGCAGAAACACTATCCAGATCACTGTCACCgcctgctgctgt TCCCACCTGTTCGTCCTGCAGCTGGTGCATCGGCCCTCGGTGCGCTCGGTGCTGCAGGGGCTCATCAAGAAGCGCCTGCTGCCCGCTGAGCACTGCATCACCAAAA TCAAGCGCAACTTCAGCAGTGGGACCATcccggggacaccggggccCAATGGTGAGGACGGTGTGGAGCAGACGGCCATCAAGGTGTCCCTCAAGTGCCCTATCACCTTCCGGAGGATCCAGCTTCCAGCCAGGGGTCACGACTGCCGGCACATACAG TGCTTTGACCTGGAGTCATACCTGCAGCTCAACTGCGAGAGGGGGACATGGCGGTGTCCTGTCTGCAA TAAGACGGCcctgctggaggggctggaggttGACCAGTACATGCTGGGCATCCTGATCTACATCCAGAA tTCAGAGCATGAGGAGATCACCATCGACCCAACCTGCAGCTGGAAACCCGTCCCTATCAAACCTGATGTCCACATCAAGGAGGAGCCGGAGGGGCCGGCGCTGAAGCGGTGCCGGACACTCAGTCCTGCGCACATGGTGCTGCCCAACATCATGGAGATGATTGCAGCCCTGGGGCCTGGCTCTGTGCCCTTCCCAACATTGTCACAACCTCCAGCGGGGGCTGCCACCGACTACAGCACCCCGG GTTCCAGCTTTCTGGGTCCTGGGGGCTTCCCAGAGCCTTTTGCTGCCCCGGGTGTCCCTGGCCCCTCAACGCTGAGCGACTTCACACCAGGCCCCTCCTCCATCTCCTACCAGCCCAACATCCCAGGCAGCCTTCTGGCCCCTGAGAAGCCTCCTGTGccccctctgcctgcacag cttcCCCCACCGGGACGAATGGAGCCGTCCCACCCCGCAGTGCAGACGGGGCTGCACAGCACTCCCTcgggcagccagcccagctccacgCTGCACTCCCGGAGCGCAGCGGCGCGGCAGCCCCTGGGACCCCCGGCCCACACTGCCGACCTCGTCTTCCCCCCCGCACCCAGCATGGCCGCGGCGGGCGATGGCTCGGAGGCTGCCCTCGAC ctcctgcccgaGCTGACGAATCCTGACGAGCTGCTCTCCTACCTGGGGCCCCCCgacctccccagcagcagcaacgaTGACCTCCTCTCTCTCTTCGAGAATAACTGA